A segment of the Chryseobacterium scophthalmum genome:
ATATACTGTTGCTAAAAAAGGAATGAAAATAGAGTTTTTTGATAAAAAAAATCCTAAAAAACCTGGCAACATTACTGCAAAATATGCAAAAATGTACGATTATAAAAAATTCTACGAAGCAAGAGGCGATGTAAGAATTCTTACCAGCGACGGACAAAGATTTGCTACACAAAGTGTTTTTTGGGATCAGAAAAAAAACAGAATCTACACAAGAGACACTGTTTATGCAACGATGGAAGATGGTTCTACTCTTGTACATGCAAACGGAATGACCGCTAAAGACGATTTCTCAGAATATAAATTTTTCAACAATTCTGGAGATCTTGATGTAAGCAAGGCTAAAATTGCACAACCAAGACCTTAACCAATGACTGTTTATAAAGCAATAGGATTAATGTCGGGAACCAGTTTAGATGGTTTA
Coding sequences within it:
- the lptC gene encoding LPS export ABC transporter periplasmic protein LptC, which produces MNFISNINLKNIAYLFSCAIFFIFTSCEEDLTKPKGGNEKNFPSQIIHNAKIIQRDSGVITLKATAPIIEKYELIDSPYTVAKKGMKIEFFDKKNPKKPGNITAKYAKMYDYKKFYEARGDVRILTSDGQRFATQSVFWDQKKNRIYTRDTVYATMEDGSTLVHANGMTAKDDFSEYKFFNNSGDLDVSKAKIAQPRP